CGCTGCCGCACCGGTGCCAGGTAAAAGCCGCCCCGCAACGATTGCAAAGCGAGATCGTACGCCCCTGCCTCGATCCATGCATCCGACTGACTCGCCCGCTGGCGATGCTGCTCGAAGCGGCGGTACTCCCAAAGCTGCTCCAAAGGTTCTGCAGCCGCCGAGAACAACAGCGTGGCGAGGTACAGGGTAAGCGCCAACGAGGCCACAACAATCACAGCGGAAAACAACGACGTGACCATATGCACCCTCTGGTGGGAATTCGTGGTTCGTTAGCCTCCACCCTGGCACAGCCGGCATATAACAGTCAAGCCTGACGGTATCTGTGGACAAGAACACGGCAGGCGCAACGCGAGGCATTTGCGTCCTACCGCAAGCCAACGCGCACTTACGGTGCGGCCGTGCTTCCTGCTGTGGGAGCCCGCTCGGGCCGGATGGTCACTCGGGCCGGGGGCTTGCGAACGGACTTACCGCCCGAAGCGCTCGAATTTCCACTCGTCGCGAAAAACCGGGTCAGGCCGGACTCGTCCGGTGCGCTGGCCAGTGCGATCGTACACGTCAAACTCCCCTTGGAAGACCGGGTTCTCGCGGATGGTTTTTTCGCGCGTTCCCGATGGCGAGTAGACGTCCAGCTCATCCCGGAAAACCGGGTTCCGCCGAACCGTGGCTTTGCGCTGCCCGCTTTGGTCGTACACGTCCCACTCGTCGCGAAAGACGGGATTCGGGCGAATCGTACCTTGCCGCTGCCCATTCCTCTCGATGATGTACTCGTTCGGAAAGACGGGGTTTTTACGGATGCGTACATCTTCCCAGGCGAGCGCACCCCGAATCGGAAGGAGCCCGAATCCGACAACGCACAGCACAAACCATGAACCCTTGCCCCTGAACGCCATGCTCATAGCTTGCCGCAAGTGCTGGCGGTGGTCAAGCACCGGCCACCGGCATTGCTGGCGGCCGAGCCGGAGGCCCGCGAATGGCCGGGACACGGACGCGGACCAGCGCGAGTCGGCCCTGGCTCGTGGCCGCATCGTCGCAGCACCGAAGCGCTTGAGAAAAGGGATCGCTTCGGACTATGGTGAAGGGGCCGCCGGCGGCGGAGGAACAACGAGGGCGCGAAGTCGTTTATGAAAGCCTTGGTTTTAACGGGTGGTGCCGGGCGCACGTTGGTGCCGTTTTCCGCCACGCGCCCGAAAGCAATGACGGTAGTCGCCGGAGGTTCGCTGCTGCGCCGCACCCTGCAACACTTGCGCGAAGCCGGCATTTCCGACGTAACCATAGTGCTCGGCCAGCACGGGAACCTAGTCGAGGAGACCTTCGGCGACGGTGCGGAACTGGGCCTGAACCTGAGCTACGTCCGCCAGGAACGGGCCCGGGGCATTGCCGATGCGATCCTGCAAGCGCGCAGCAAGTTCATGCCGGGCGAGTACTTCGTGCTCGTCTACGGCGACGTGGTGACCTCGGCCAACCCGTTTTTGCAACTGCTGCAATCGTTCAACACGTTCAAGAGTCCCATTGCCGGTGTGTGCTTGCCGGGTCCACCCACCGCTCGCTACGGCAACGTGTATCTCAGCGGCACGCGCATTACCAAGATCGTGGAAAAACCACGCACTCCCGGATTGGGGAACTACGTGCTCTCGGGATTCTTTGTTCTCCCCACCGAGTTGTTCGCATGGGTGGAAGAATCGGGCTCCGACATGGAGCGGGTCTTCGACCGGCTCACCTCCAGCGTGGGCGTCCACGCCTCCATTTGGGAAGAGGGCTGGATCGATGTGGAATACCCCTGGGACGTGTTGGCCGCGAATCGAATGGTGATGGATACGTGGGAAGAAGCTCGCATTTCCCGCGAAGCCAAACTCGACAACAATGTGACGATCTCGGGCCCGGTTCGCATCGAGGCCGGTTCGACGATCCGGGCAGGCGCCGTGCTGGCCGGCCCCTGTTACATCGGGCGAGACTGTTACGTGGGCAACAATGTGCTCGTGCGCAGCTACTCCTCTCTGGGTCCAGGTTCGACCGTGGGCTACGGAGTGGAACTCAAAAACTGCGTCGTGTTCGGTCGTGCCCGTATTGGGCGATTGTCGTTCATTGGCGACAGCGTCGTGGGCGAACACGTGGACGTTGGCTCGGGCACAATGACCGTAAACGAGACCATGGATCGGCAGCCGGTGGTGGTGGACATTCGCGGGGTGTCGGTAGATTCCGGGCTGAAAAAGCTCGGGGCCTTCGTGGGCGACGCAGCCAAGATTGGGGCGGGCAACACGCTGGCTGCCGGCACGATCGTGGAGGCGGGTGCCGTCATTCCGCATCACACAACCGTACCGCGCCCGGAGTAGTACAATGTGTGGTATCAGTGGAGTGGCCAGTTTCCATCCCATCCATGACCGCTTGTACGAAGGCGTGCACCAACTCGAATACCGCGGGTACGATTCCTGCGGTGTGGCGTTCGTGGAGAACCGTCACATCGAGGTGCGCAAGGATGTGGGCACGGTGGACGAGGTGGACAACCGCGCCAACTTGCGCAACCTCGCCGCACGCGTCGGCATTGCACACACCCGTTGGGCGACTCACGGCAAAGTCACCCGCGAGAACGCGCACCCGCACTTGAGCTG
This sequence is a window from Candidatus Binatia bacterium. Protein-coding genes within it:
- a CDS encoding glucose-1-phosphate thymidylyltransferase, translating into MKALVLTGGAGRTLVPFSATRPKAMTVVAGGSLLRRTLQHLREAGISDVTIVLGQHGNLVEETFGDGAELGLNLSYVRQERARGIADAILQARSKFMPGEYFVLVYGDVVTSANPFLQLLQSFNTFKSPIAGVCLPGPPTARYGNVYLSGTRITKIVEKPRTPGLGNYVLSGFFVLPTELFAWVEESGSDMERVFDRLTSSVGVHASIWEEGWIDVEYPWDVLAANRMVMDTWEEARISREAKLDNNVTISGPVRIEAGSTIRAGAVLAGPCYIGRDCYVGNNVLVRSYSSLGPGSTVGYGVELKNCVVFGRARIGRLSFIGDSVVGEHVDVGSGTMTVNETMDRQPVVVDIRGVSVDSGLKKLGAFVGDAAKIGAGNTLAAGTIVEAGAVIPHHTTVPRPE